A portion of the Mytilus galloprovincialis chromosome 12, xbMytGall1.hap1.1, whole genome shotgun sequence genome contains these proteins:
- the LOC143054026 gene encoding BTB/POZ domain-containing protein 6-like isoform X1, translating to METESNTSTSTSTSRRSIAECVGDMYLDEHLADIHFSFPKEKSIQPVPAHKMILVAKSPVFKAMFCGDLAEKGSTIKITDITAKTFRQMLKHVYTDKLFINADTVGALLHASQKYQLESLTNDCESYLRQNLSLHNACTILQQAADFALFELASSSHNFLCKHATDIISSEDFLNLSKENLKKILECDGFCTDEILIFNGMMKWVDAKIEEEVWTCDPLEKRNSQNSKKRKAEREVEDRRREILGDILYQIRFLDMSIEDFTEVVIPSKILTEKEQLTFLRIMSSNSTSKHCPDLPDVFLTNSRYDSKVITLRDVVEKLPHRPILAALPKHLRNCLRIHLHSAKPFKINALNILPQKRREQDSPVKLASVFCQIKGTSFGKKYCLDFSEYSNSYISVEKQVKGDTVVIIEVVITENDGLMTNRMETDWEELESEVPEDKEKWIKKEISSSQDVKIACEGVDIVDDIILYPC from the exons ATGGAGACTGAATCTAATACCTCCACCAGTACCTCCACCAGTAGGAGGTCAATAGCTGAATGTGTAGGGGATATGTACCTCGATGAACATCTAGCAGATATTCACTTTTCCTTCCCAAAGGAGAAGTCAATACAACCAGTCCCAGCTCACAAAATGATTTTGGTAGCAAAGAGTCCAGTTTTCAAAGCAATGTTTTGTGGAGATCTGGCAGAAAAAGGGTCAACTATTAAAATAACGGATATCACAGCTAAGACCTTCAGACAAATGTTGAA ACATGTTTACactgataaattgtttataaatgcAGATACTGTGGGTGCTCTCCTACATGCTTCACAGAAATATCAGCTGGAAAGTTTGACGAATGATTGTGAAAGTTATCTCCGTCAAAACCTGAGTCTTCACAATGCATGCACCATTTTACAACAAGCTGCTGACTTTGCTCTATTTGAATTGGCTAGTTCATCCCACAATTTTTTGTGCAAACACGCAACAGATATCATCAGTAGTGAAGATTTCCTAAATCTTTCCAAGGAGAATCTTAAAAAGATTCTTGAATGTGATGGGTTCTGTACTGATGAAATTCTTATATTTAATGGAATGATGAAGTGGGTCGATGCTAAAATCGAGGAAGAAGTTTGGACTTGCGATCCTTTAGAAAAAAGAAATTCTCAAAACTCTAAGAAACGTAAAGCTGAAAGGGAAGTTGAAGATAGACGCAGAGAGATATTAGGAGATATATTATATCAGATTCGTTTTCTAGACATGAGTATTGAGGACTTTACAGAAGTAGTTATCCCGAGTAAAATACTGACAGAGAAGGAACAATTAACTTTTCTAAGAATCATGTCTAGTAACTCAACAAGCAAGCATTGCCCAGATCTACCAGACGTATTTCTTACAAATAGCCGTTATGATTCAAAAGTCATTACACTTAGAGATGTGGTTGAAAAACTTCCACATAGACCAATATTGGCTGCATTGCCTAAACACTTACGAAACTGTTTACGGATTCACTTACATTCCGCTAAACCTTTCAAAATAAATGCACTGAACATATTACCACAAAAGAGACGAGAGCAAGATTCTCCTGTTAAACTAGCATCAGTATTCTGTCAGATAAAGGGAACAAGTTTTGGTAAGAAGTATTGTCTTGACTTTTCTGAATATTCCAACAGTTATATATCAGTTGAAAAACAAGTGAAAGGTGATACTGTTGTCATAATAGAGGTTGTTATTACAGAAAATGACGGTCTAATGACTAACAGAATGGAGACAGACTGGGAGGAATTAGAATCTGAAGTCCCCGAAGACAAAGAAAAATGGATCAAAAAAGAAATCTCTAGTTCTCAGGATGTTAAGATTGCATGTGAAGGAGTTGATATTGTAGATGATATCATTTTATATCCTTGTtaa
- the LOC143054026 gene encoding BTB/POZ domain-containing protein 6-B-like isoform X2, translating into METESNTSTSTSTSRRSIAECVGDMYLDEHLADIHFSFPKEKSIQPVPAHKMILVAKSPVFKAMFCGDLAEKGSTIKITDITAKTFRQMLKYCGCSPTCFTEISAGKFDE; encoded by the exons ATGGAGACTGAATCTAATACCTCCACCAGTACCTCCACCAGTAGGAGGTCAATAGCTGAATGTGTAGGGGATATGTACCTCGATGAACATCTAGCAGATATTCACTTTTCCTTCCCAAAGGAGAAGTCAATACAACCAGTCCCAGCTCACAAAATGATTTTGGTAGCAAAGAGTCCAGTTTTCAAAGCAATGTTTTGTGGAGATCTGGCAGAAAAAGGGTCAACTATTAAAATAACGGATATCACAGCTAAGACCTTCAGACAAATGTTGAA ATACTGTGGGTGCTCTCCTACATGCTTCACAGAAATATCAGCTGGAAAGTTTGACGAATGA
- the LOC143054027 gene encoding transmembrane protein 205-like has product MYITIRMTKVELRVHAIKFVTTALVGLELAWILFPLRAQQQGKWTFWHFFSLAIHYGSQFWMTFIAGMAMFLTLPRFWFGEGQKLLFPMYFALSFVMSSMTLATYIQLHMDSGMEFKEVLSLSMAVFSSLVNSYYLSDRIVETTTKRFGLEKDSGTAYEIGFVDLSKLRENPEYFIADKTFRFYHHLSWLSNMTGFCANTIYLYFLSSHYL; this is encoded by the exons ATGTATATCACAATCAGAATGACAAAGGTCGAACTAAG aGTTCACGCCATAAAGTTTGTTACTACAGCACTTGTTGGTTTAGAGTTAGCTTGGATTTTATTTCCACTGAGAGCACAACAGCAAGGAAAATGGACGTTCTGGCATTTCTTCAGCTTGGCTATACATTATGGGTCTCAGTTTTGGATGACATTTATTGCAG GAATGGCAATGTTCCTGACATTACCACGTTTCTGGTTTGGTGAAGGACAGAAACTTTTGTTTCCCATGTATTTTGCTCTGTCTTTTGTAATGTCTTCAATGACTTTAGCCACGTATATCCAGCTGCACATGGACAGTGGTATGGAGTTTAAAGAG gTGTTATCATTGTCAATGGCTGTGTTTTCCTCGTTAGTGAATTCCTACTACCTCAGTGATAGAATTGTAGAAACAACTACAAAAAGATTCGGTTTGGAAAAAGATTCAGGAACAGCATACGAAATAGGATTTGTTGATTTATCGAAACTAAGAGAAAACCCTGAATACTTTATAGCGGACAAAACATTTAGATTCTATCATCATCTTAGCTGGTTATCAAACATGACTGGATTCTGTGCAAAcactatatatttgtattttttatcttCACATTATTTATga